A single Chloracidobacterium sp. DNA region contains:
- a CDS encoding YifB family Mg chelatase-like AAA ATPase, which yields MLFLTQSAAVYGIDALIVDIEVNLRPASGDGDQTPGVTIVGLPDTAVRESRERIRAAIANSNYFFPLDKATVNLAPADVRKEGASFDLPIALGILGANGDLTNGQGLERTMSVGELSLDGRVRPVRGALSIALAARENGVVNLLVPEENATEAAVVKGVNVFPVRDLRSAAELVIDLDAGRLTKIRPLVLDISELRERENHYNVDFSEVRGQQTAKRALEVASAGGHNILFIGPPGSGKTMLAKRLPTILPPLEFEEALEITKIHSVAGLTGKSGLVTDRPFKSPHHTVSQAGLIGGGSIPKPGEVSLAHLGVLFLDELPEFDRSVLEVLRQPLEDKMVTISRAATSMTFPADFTMVASMNPCPCGYFGSTRECKCSGPMIQRYVGKISGPLMDRIDIHIDVPAVKFDELRGRGVPQGESSAVVRERVIEARKIQLTRFEGKSFSNSAMSPKQIRTFCALDTECENLLEKAMQRQGLSARAHDRILKVSRTIADLEGSSNIQPTHISEAINYRSLDRNYWT from the coding sequence ATGCTTTTTTTGACGCAATCTGCCGCAGTTTACGGTATCGACGCCTTAATTGTAGATATAGAGGTCAATCTGCGCCCGGCGAGCGGCGACGGAGATCAGACGCCGGGCGTAACGATCGTCGGCCTGCCGGACACCGCAGTGCGGGAATCGCGTGAGCGAATCCGAGCGGCGATCGCGAACAGTAACTATTTTTTCCCCTTAGATAAGGCGACTGTCAATCTCGCTCCGGCGGACGTGCGCAAGGAAGGTGCTAGTTTTGACCTGCCCATAGCTCTCGGCATACTTGGGGCAAACGGCGATCTGACCAACGGACAGGGACTCGAGCGCACGATGAGCGTCGGCGAACTGTCGCTTGACGGTCGAGTGCGACCCGTACGTGGGGCTTTGTCGATCGCCCTCGCGGCACGCGAAAACGGCGTTGTAAACCTTCTGGTTCCCGAAGAGAATGCAACCGAGGCGGCGGTCGTGAAGGGTGTGAACGTTTTTCCGGTTCGAGATCTCCGGTCGGCCGCCGAACTTGTCATCGACCTCGATGCCGGAAGGCTGACAAAGATCAGGCCGCTCGTTCTGGACATTTCGGAACTCCGCGAGCGGGAGAATCATTATAACGTCGATTTTTCTGAGGTTCGAGGCCAACAGACTGCCAAACGGGCATTGGAGGTCGCCAGTGCCGGTGGGCACAATATACTTTTTATCGGCCCGCCCGGATCCGGCAAGACTATGTTGGCTAAGCGTTTGCCGACGATATTGCCACCGCTCGAGTTTGAAGAAGCTCTCGAGATCACGAAAATACATTCGGTCGCAGGACTAACCGGCAAGTCGGGTTTGGTTACTGACCGTCCGTTCAAATCTCCGCATCATACGGTCAGTCAGGCCGGATTGATCGGGGGTGGATCGATCCCAAAGCCGGGCGAAGTCTCGTTGGCTCATTTGGGCGTTTTGTTTTTGGATGAACTGCCGGAATTTGACCGGAGCGTGCTCGAAGTCCTCCGCCAACCGCTCGAGGACAAGATGGTGACCATCTCGCGGGCGGCGACCTCGATGACATTTCCCGCTGATTTTACAATGGTCGCGTCGATGAATCCGTGTCCGTGCGGATACTTTGGTTCCACGCGCGAGTGCAAATGCTCAGGGCCGATGATCCAGCGATATGTCGGCAAGATATCGGGTCCGTTAATGGACCGCATTGATATCCATATCGACGTGCCTGCGGTGAAGTTTGACGAACTGCGAGGCCGGGGAGTGCCGCAAGGCGAGAGTTCGGCGGTAGTCCGCGAACGAGTGATAGAGGCCCGCAAGATCCAACTCACGAGATTTGAGGGCAAGTCCTTTTCAAATTCTGCGATGTCGCCAAAGCAGATCCGCACATTCTGTGCTCTCGACACTGAGTGCGAAAACCTACTCGAGAAGGCGATGCAAAGACAGGGTTTGTCCGCTCGCGCCCACGACCGCATATTAAAGGTCTCGCGTACCATCGCCGATCTCGAAGGCAGCAGCAACATTCAACCGACCCATATCAGCGAGGCGATCAATTATCGTTCGCTTGATCGCAATTACTGGACTTGA
- a CDS encoding long-chain fatty acid--CoA ligase, giving the protein MSTTFGENISGFEQLPQTIPHFCFESFRRNDKQDALAYKAGDIWKHLSGTEVIERVKRIAAGLASLGVKAGDRVAIISENRPEWSFVDLAILSLRAVNVPIYTTQAVEQIRFILENSGAKILFISGRKLWKHAENAIQSVERLEKLVFFDIDGKPEGNSRATTLADIEAKGDEFNRIDRDAVDRTMAEIETTDLATIIYTSGTTGEPKGVMLTHENFVSNILAVSKALPIRNSDRSLAVLPLSHIFERTVFYVLCSNGVSIHYCAAFDQLASHLQEVKPTIMTAVPRLFEQVYHKIVKKGKAAGGWKTKLFEWALVVGQEYSDAKDRHGSLSPLLAARHALASRLVFSKWRDGVGGSLRFFVSGGAPLSRRLSYAFLAAGIPILQGYGMTEACVTSANRPEDNKVGSIGRPFDGIEMKIAEKDGEILIRGRNVMQGYYNNPEETAKVIDDEGFYHTGDVGYQDNDGHFYITDRIKDLFKLSNGKYVAPLQVESLLKQSPLVSQPVVVGSGRKQVGALIVPDWDALKEEMRAEGHPATGTREELCEDPQFVKRVQRDAIDLTRELSDYERVKRVYLLPREFSIDKGEMTPTLKIKRGVIDEKFGEAIDEICGS; this is encoded by the coding sequence ATGTCCACAACTTTTGGCGAAAACATAAGTGGCTTTGAACAATTGCCGCAGACCATTCCGCATTTTTGCTTTGAGTCGTTCAGACGGAACGACAAGCAGGACGCACTTGCATACAAGGCAGGGGATATCTGGAAACATCTGAGCGGCACAGAGGTGATCGAGCGGGTGAAGCGTATCGCCGCCGGTCTCGCATCGCTGGGCGTAAAGGCCGGTGACCGAGTCGCGATCATTTCCGAAAATCGACCGGAATGGTCATTTGTGGATCTTGCGATCCTCAGTTTGCGGGCCGTTAATGTGCCGATCTATACCACTCAGGCAGTCGAACAGATCCGCTTCATACTCGAAAATTCGGGAGCAAAAATCTTGTTCATTTCGGGCAGGAAACTCTGGAAGCACGCAGAGAATGCTATTCAGAGCGTCGAACGACTCGAAAAGCTGGTCTTTTTTGACATTGACGGAAAGCCCGAAGGGAATAGCCGGGCGACGACTCTGGCTGACATCGAGGCGAAGGGTGATGAATTTAACCGCATCGACCGCGACGCCGTCGACCGCACAATGGCCGAGATCGAAACCACGGATCTCGCGACGATCATCTATACGTCCGGTACGACGGGCGAGCCAAAAGGCGTGATGCTGACCCACGAGAATTTTGTCTCAAATATCCTCGCCGTCTCAAAGGCTTTGCCTATCAGGAATTCGGACCGCAGTCTGGCGGTGCTACCGCTATCGCATATCTTTGAACGGACCGTATTTTACGTGCTCTGCTCGAATGGTGTATCGATCCATTATTGTGCCGCGTTCGATCAACTCGCTTCACATTTGCAAGAGGTCAAACCGACGATAATGACGGCGGTACCGAGGCTTTTCGAGCAGGTCTATCACAAGATAGTGAAGAAAGGGAAAGCGGCTGGTGGATGGAAAACCAAGCTTTTTGAATGGGCTCTGGTGGTCGGACAGGAATACTCGGATGCTAAGGATCGACACGGATCGCTCTCACCCTTACTGGCCGCCCGGCACGCTTTAGCCAGTCGGCTTGTGTTTTCAAAATGGCGCGACGGTGTTGGCGGCAGTCTTCGCTTTTTCGTGTCCGGCGGAGCACCACTATCGAGAAGGCTGTCGTATGCGTTTTTAGCGGCCGGCATCCCGATCTTGCAGGGATATGGTATGACCGAGGCATGCGTGACGTCTGCAAACCGTCCGGAGGATAACAAGGTCGGCTCGATCGGGCGTCCTTTTGACGGGATCGAGATGAAGATCGCGGAGAAGGACGGCGAAATTCTGATCCGCGGCAGAAACGTAATGCAGGGCTATTATAATAATCCTGAGGAAACCGCCAAAGTGATCGATGACGAAGGGTTTTACCACACGGGCGATGTCGGCTATCAGGACAATGACGGCCATTTTTACATAACAGACCGCATCAAGGACCTATTTAAGCTCTCGAACGGTAAATATGTCGCACCGCTTCAGGTCGAAAGCCTTTTGAAGCAAAGTCCGCTTGTTTCCCAACCCGTCGTAGTCGGTTCGGGCCGGAAACAGGTCGGTGCCCTGATCGTGCCTGATTGGGATGCGTTAAAAGAAGAAATGAGGGCCGAAGGGCATCCCGCGACCGGCACGCGCGAAGAACTTTGCGAGGATCCGCAGTTCGTCAAACGAGTCCAACGTGACGCGATCGATCTTACCCGGGAACTCAGCGATTATGAACGTGTAAAACGCGTCTATCTCCTACCAAGAGAGTTTTCGATCGACAAAGGTGAAATGACACCGACGCTCAAGATAAAACGGGGCGTCATAGACGAAAAATTTGGTGAGGCGATCGACGAGATCTGCGGCAGTTAA
- a CDS encoding ammonia-forming cytochrome c nitrite reductase subunit c552 — MRKSSIKSEPKARNIRVRVVNGIVLVVFISIATVFLAASFWTDPVKSKNDPIFPQVNKAAQTEESDDPAVWGKRFPLHYELFKKTVDQSRTRFGGSEAVQVTPKDSDPRSVVSQSRLEEDPRLVTMWNGYAFSVDFREERGYAYMLDDQTFTGRQAVVKQPGSCINCHASTYLTYKRLGDGDIFKGFDALNKMPFTDARKEVSHPVSCIDCHDSKTLKLRITKPAFMVGIAAYKASQGVKDYDVNRDATRNEMRSFVCGQCHVEYYFKGEGKTLTFPWSNGLKVDNILAYYDEAKHKDWVHKETGAEVLKAQHPEFEMFNQGSHGRAGVSCADCHMPKTAGLAKITDHWIRSPLLNIAQSCQACHKADSDELKSRAETIQNRTYSLRNLAMDALMDLIAQIKAAKAAGRSDADLSAARDYQRKAQFYLDFIEAENSMGFHAPQESTRVLGESINFSRFGLMSLGGFKPVHPFQGKTE; from the coding sequence ATGAGAAAATCGTCGATAAAATCCGAACCAAAAGCTCGAAATATTCGAGTACGTGTGGTTAATGGAATTGTACTCGTCGTCTTTATATCTATCGCAACGGTGTTTTTGGCGGCTAGTTTCTGGACCGATCCGGTAAAGAGCAAAAATGATCCCATATTTCCGCAAGTCAACAAAGCCGCTCAAACTGAAGAATCCGATGACCCCGCGGTCTGGGGGAAGCGATTTCCGCTACACTACGAACTCTTTAAGAAGACAGTCGATCAATCCCGTACGCGATTTGGCGGGAGTGAGGCGGTACAAGTAACGCCTAAAGATTCCGACCCGCGATCGGTCGTATCGCAGTCGCGTCTGGAGGAAGATCCGCGTCTGGTCACAATGTGGAATGGCTATGCATTCTCAGTCGATTTTCGCGAAGAACGCGGATACGCTTATATGCTTGACGACCAGACATTTACCGGTCGCCAAGCGGTCGTCAAACAGCCCGGGTCGTGTATCAATTGCCACGCATCTACCTATCTGACATACAAACGGCTTGGCGACGGCGACATTTTTAAGGGGTTTGACGCACTCAATAAGATGCCATTTACCGACGCCCGCAAAGAGGTGAGCCATCCGGTGTCGTGTATCGATTGTCACGACTCCAAGACGTTGAAACTCCGCATTACAAAGCCGGCATTTATGGTCGGGATAGCAGCCTATAAGGCGTCTCAAGGCGTAAAAGATTACGACGTAAACCGTGATGCAACGCGAAACGAAATGCGTTCGTTTGTCTGCGGACAATGTCACGTCGAATACTATTTCAAGGGCGAGGGAAAAACATTGACCTTCCCGTGGAGTAATGGACTGAAAGTGGACAATATTCTCGCCTACTATGATGAAGCAAAGCACAAGGACTGGGTGCATAAGGAAACCGGTGCGGAGGTGTTAAAGGCGCAGCATCCTGAATTTGAAATGTTTAACCAAGGGTCGCACGGACGTGCGGGCGTTTCCTGTGCCGATTGTCATATGCCGAAAACGGCCGGGCTCGCGAAGATAACTGATCATTGGATCCGCAGCCCGCTCTTAAACATCGCTCAATCTTGCCAGGCGTGCCACAAGGCTGACTCGGATGAATTGAAGTCGCGGGCAGAGACGATCCAGAATCGGACCTATAGCCTCCGAAATCTAGCTATGGACGCTCTGATGGATCTGATCGCCCAGATAAAGGCCGCGAAGGCAGCAGGTCGATCAGACGCCGATCTTTCCGCCGCGAGAGACTATCAAAGAAAGGCCCAATTCTATCTGGACTTTATCGAAGCCGAAAACTCTATGGGGTTTCACGCCCCGCAAGAGTCAACAAGGGTCCTGGGCGAATCGATCAATTTTTCTAGATTTGGATTGATGAGCCTTGGAGGCTTTAAGCCGGTCCATCCGTTTCAAGGCAAAACGGAATAG